In the Diospyros lotus cultivar Yz01 chromosome 13, ASM1463336v1, whole genome shotgun sequence genome, ataagaaTTTATATATTCTTGTCCATCCTCAAACCAACAAAGCCAAAAATAGTAGGCAAAAAGTGTCTACCCATTACAAACTTATGGGTTTAGCTCAAACAAtgattataaattaaaacattttttaggaaaaaaatatgatttttctaAACAACatataaaatctttttgtttacaaacaatatatatttcaatGCGTGCTTTGTTATGGTTGGACATCCCAACAACTCTAGAGACAAATACAAAAATGTCGTTTGGGAGATAACATATAATCGAACAacccaaatttaattaagagGCCCAAGAAGATGTCGTGTCCGAATTTAAAAGAGATTTAGACTTGATTCAAAGTTATTCAAGTTAAAAGGAAGACAAAAGGGGTTGAGCTCAAGCCCACATTCATGTTGTATTACCGACTTGCTAACCTCGCATAAGATATCAAATTTAACTATTGATGTGATATAATCTTGACATTGTACTTGttctttaataaatttacataaaaatatgatTGTTCGGCAATTAAGTATCTCGTTAATGATGTCTTGACTGTATCGTTACTGCATTATTTAGTTTCATGTACAAGGACTAACTTAACATATTATATTTTGGgtgttaaaataatatatatttttaaaaaaaaaattaaaatgattaattatGATACTATTCAATCAAAATGAATGGGTTTCGTTATTTCAACGGCACGCGCCCGTGGAATTTTACGATTTAATATATGTTCCATATGAGAAGCACGTGAGATGACACGGATCCGTGGCAGATTCAAGATGAGAAATTGACCAGTTCATTTCCTTGTAGAAAAAACTGGACTTTTGAGCTCCAAACACGACAGTCCAACGTGTCCAACTTTAAATGCATGGAAAAGCAGCCACATTGACAATGAAGCCCCATCCTACGACCCATGGTGCATCCTCCCTGCCCCAGTTGCTTCTTTATAACAATTCTTTTGTCTTGCCAGCCGTTGCACGTTTTTGGCTTTTAACAGGGAAAACCTGAAGAAGCTGCTGTttactgttttatttttttaaatttatataataagaaTGATCATTAATGAATTATTATATGTGTCAAATACATATATTGAATTTTGCATACGACCAATTTTAGCTTGGGTTATTTGTCAAGAGATCCCTGTGGTTTAGAAATAATTCTAAGAGTCCCTGTAGTTTATATTTTTGCTTAAATATCTCTTCTCTCACAAATATCCTTGTTGGGATCAACATACCAAATGTCTTTCTAATGAAAACTTGtgagaaaacaaaataattagtcaaataCCAAGTGCAATCACAAGGTAAATGAGACAACCAATTTACGTGAAAAACTCTCTCAATGTAAAGAGTAAAAATCACGGGACTAAGCAACAACAGATTACTTTCTTGAGCTCCAAATTAACCAACAGATTGGAATCAAGAAATACACAAATACCACTTGTAGACTTCTATGTAATCTTGTAGCCTGCATGGTCTGCATCGGTGTAAATTATCAAGGCTAAATCAGATATATTAGGTGTAAACAATAGTCCCAAGCCAACAATGCCTTTCAAATATCGAAGTAATCTTTTATAGACTGTCCAATATTGTATTTTAGGAGCAAAAAAAAACTGACTCAGCTTATTCACCACAAAAGAAATGTTTGGCTCGGTATAGATCAAATATTTTAGTGAACCTATGATTGTTCTATATAGAGATGGGTTTGAAAACTCATCACTTTCATCAATAAAAGAAATTCCAAGTTAATTGGAGTATCACACAGCTTGCAATCCTGCATATCAGGTTTATGCAACAAGTAAATCGTATATTTAGATTGAGTAAGGTAAATGCCAGTCTTATCCTGAAATGCTTCAAATCCTAGGAAGTAATTAACTAAACCTAAggttttgattgaaaaatatgtATCCAAATAATGTATACAGGCCTTAAGAGTTGAAGAATCAGAACCCGTGATAaagatatcatccacataaaccaaAAGAAACAATACAGCCTTAGGAGTTCGTTTAATACACAATGAGGCATCTAAAAACTGACCAAGTAAAACTCTAACTTTTTAAAGCTTGGCATAGTTTGGTGTACCAAGCTCATGGAGCTTGTTTTAGCCCATAAAGGGACTTATTAAGTTTGCAAACAtaagaagaaaattgagaatTAGTAAAACCCTCTGAATGTGCCATATATACATCTTCAGTTAAATTTCCATTCAAGAAAGCATTGTTTATATCAACTTGTTGTATATCCCAGCTAAATTTTACAACTAATGAAAAGAGAACTTGTATGGTTGGAGCCTTGACAATAGGGATAAATGTCTCTCCATAATTGATGTCAGGTGTTTGTAAGAAACCTTTAGCCACCAAACGAGCATTATGTTTGAGAATAGACCCACCAGATTACTTTGATATTTGAAAGGCATTGTTGGCTTGAGACTGTTGTTTACACCTAATATATCTGATTTAGTTTTAACAGTTTACACCGATGCAAACCATGCAGGCTACAAGATTACATGAAAGTCTACAAGTGGTATTTGTGTATTTCTTGATTCCAATCTATTGGTTTGGAGCTCAAGGAAGTAATCTGTCAACGTAAGAGATTTCTAGAATTGTTTCTAGTCACGAGTTCCAAATCTCAAAccagagaaaagaaaagagaaggaagaaggaggagaacCTCGTTCCACCAACAATTTACCAAAGCTACTAAtattgtcttttttttcttctttcgcAAGCTTTTGCTAATTCATTTGCTTTTTCTTTGCTAAAATCATTGTGTCAATAAGTGTGTGTTTGATTGGGTGTGAAAAGTGGgatgaaatttcaattttatgaaGAGTGCGtttaataaaggaaaaaaatggtggtggaattcattttccatccaaatttcaggaaattctatcaaataattttttttctatagaaTTTAAATTCTTCTTAGTTTaaaaagtgaagattttccttcaaattaagaaattaaattttattgggGGTtggtgagaattgaaattctatGGAATTGAAATTTCGCCCTACTTTCCACCCCTCAATCAATCACtcctaaaatttcaattttcagCCCACCTCTTAGAAatttcaattccttgattttaagaaaaattttaactttttgaactaaaatagaattcgaattctatggaaaaaaaaaattatttgatagaatttcttaaaatttagataaaaaataaatttcacctATACTTTTCACCCTCTATTAAACGGACCGTAATATGCAAATAACTGAACCCACATAGTCCAAATCTACCTGAAACCCTTGTTGAACTAATGGGTTCGATTTGCATAGAATTGAACCCGCAAGAACCAAATTTAAAACTTTCACTCTATCAGTGGTGATATGATAGCTtcgttctttttcttcttcttatatctCTCTTTGTTCTAATGATTCTTGAATCTATTGTTGTTGCAAACAATATTGATTGTCAAAACCTAACCATTATCTCTACGGATGATTCACTTACTATGGCATTTTTTCATTCATTGATTttaatgtaatataattaattatatgaagaattactttatttaatttaattaatatcattaacaacagatgaaattttcaaattatgtgCCGTAAATTTGAAGTTGGGGTCAGAAAGTTGGTGCAAGGGCAGTCAAAGTCATTTCGCAAGCCCATGCAGAAACTAAAGTTGatgttcaaatattttaatttagtccttgtatttacatatttttttattattttaattatatttttaaactatataattttgagtaaaTTACTCTAactatataattttgtagataaatttgtagataaatttgttgagaataataaattaagcatagtttaaaagtataattaaaataataaaaaaataaaaatacaattgatTTGAAACTATACActggtgtaattgaaataattaaaaatttaaatatttatatataaaaacgTTTAAATACAAgtattaaaatatgtattttgagaaGGTTGGATTATTTTGCACGAAAACATCACCGCGGGGTATGCGTCCGCAACGGTTAGCCCAATCCGGTTTCTTACCATCAATACCCATTATCTTAACATACATACATTATGAATACATACATCAATCATACATAGCATAggtgcatcatcatcatcatcatcatcatcatgtgaTACTGATCTTCTAGCCGCAACAGAACCCTCCGGTTCATTCCGTCTCTCTATATATTCCATCCTTGGCCTCCATTTTCTCATTTCAAACTGCCCAATCTCAAAGCATAATTCCCACTCCAATTTCACACTTCGGCTATATCCCCAAATGGGAGAGGTTGGTGCTCTGGTCCACTCGTCTTCTTCGATTCTCTTGCTGCAATTTCAGAATTGAATTCATTCTTTAATTTTGCGTATTTTTTTCAGCAAGAAGCGCCGAAAAATGAAGGCGAGGTGAAGAAGGCCGATGGCGGGGCGGGGAAGAAGGACGAAGGACCGGCCCCGGTGGTGTTGAAGGTGGACTTGCATTGCGAAGGCTGCGCTAAGAAAGTCAAGCGAGCCGTCCGTCATTTCGATGGTAATGAATACAGATTTTCATTGCTAAACCATTTTTGTTGGTCGAATTTTCCTCAATTCCCCTGCGTTCATGTGATTCATGTATGGAATTGTATTATCTATTCATTCTATTCTCAGCTAGAATTCGGAAATTGGTTGGGTATATGTAGAATTATATTATCTGGATTCATTCTATTCTCGGTTTATGTAATTCACGAATTACATGAACCGAAATTAGTCTTATAGCTGAGAATAGAATGAAGATTGGGATCGACATGCGCTTATGCATATATGCGTTGAGCAGCGTGTGTAAGAACACGGCTGTTGATAGAGCTCCTCTGAGGCTAAGATTTTCCACTGCTTGTGTCGGTGGTTGATGAATTCCAGGCGTGGAAGAGGTGCAGGTGGACATGGCGAGCAACAAACTGACGGTGACCGGAAAGGTGGACGCCGAGAAGGTTCGACAAAGAGTCGAGGAGAGGATCCATAAGAAGGCCGAGATCATCTCTCAGCCGAAGAAGGATGCAGCCGGCGGTGATAAGAAACCCGACGAGAAATCGGAGAAGAAGCCCGACgagaaattggagaagaagCCCGAGGACAACAAGCCTAAAGCGGTACCACTCCTAACTTGCTTCACGCGTCCGCATCACGTGGTCCCGCTAACATGCGCCATGTGCGCAGCCAATTCATCAAAATTTGGATGGTGCCAGGCGCACATGGCGCATGTTAGCAAGGGACTGGGGGCTGTAGTTGACGTTTGGATTAGCTCGGCTTGGTTTTCGAAGTTTAGAAACAATTTATTTAtggtaataaattaattttattttatttttgtttttttctttctgtttagCCGCCCGTGAGCACAGTGGTGATGAAGATTCGGTTGCATTGTGATGGatgcatgaataaaataaaacgtATCACAAAGAAGTTCAACGGTGAGTGAGACATTACCAAGTCactaaatcatatatatatttgatcaaTTGTTTATCAGCAGCTTAATTAAATCAATCTTATTAACAACATGGCTGACAGGGGTTCAATCTGTAACAATGGACGGACAAAAGGACTTGGTCACGGTAACAGGAACAATGGACGTGAATCAATTCATACCGTacttgaaagaaaaattgaagcgAAGCGTGGATGTCGTACCCCCCAAAAAGCCCGAAGGCGATGGTGgcgagaagaaagagaaaggcggcggcggtggcggagacaaaaaggagaaggaaggtGAAGGGGGCGGGAAGAAGCAAgaaggtggtggtggtggtggtggtgagcCAAAACCCGCTAAAACAGCTGACAGTGGAGATGGTAAAAAGAGCGAGGAGTCCAAGGTTGAGGTGAAAAAATTGGAGTACCAAGGGCAAGCCTCGACTTCATTTTATACCCCACCAATGATGAATCCCGGCTACATTAATCAAGGTTATGGTGCGCCGATGTATAACCAAAGTTACTTTCATCCGATGATGTATCATCAACAGGGTTATGCTGATCCAAGTTACAGCCAAGTCCAAGGGCATCCTAACCCAGGATACATGTTAGAGAACTCGTACCCGGGCGCGTACCAGCCGTACCCGCCTCCGTCATACATCCATGCCCCCCAAATGTTTAGCGATGAAAATCCTAATGCATGTTCCGTcatgtaattaaaatacaaagcGGGGGAACTGCGAGGTAAGGCCCACCGATCTGAAATTGTAAATAAATCATACGGGCAAGGATATATAGAGAATATAGCACGCAAGAGATGCATGTCGGATCCCAGCCGCCTGCCTAATCGGGTTTTAATTGCTGCACTCGTTTGTGTTTTACGTAGTTGTTAAGTTCAATTttgcactatatatatatatatatattcacgtaCAGTGATGCGAAATTAATGTCAATTTTCTTCTCATCCCTTCCATTGTAATTCTGTCTTGTGTTCccagaattaataaaattattatgggACGATTTCCCTTGACGACTTTTGTCACGGActaagatctctctctctctctctaccagCAATTGACGACTTTTGTCGGTGAAGTAACTGGCAACCAGTGAAGAGgtaaaggaagtaagaaaaaaaaaaattaacgtaATTGGAAATATGATCAAagttatttaagaatatatatgttgaagatattctttttttttttaaaaaaaaaatgaaagttgcATAGACaggtaaaaatgaaaattaaaaattaaaaatttgttacaCTTAGTGTTCACATAAAGGGTGAGATGGATCGAAAACAAAATTTGCTTTTATATATGATACATAGTGTAATATACACAGCAGGTAAGTGTCCAATCAGATACTAACTTAATggtgaatttaattttttagaagggCAGGCATCATCCTCCATATATAACAGTAATCGCGATCATAACTTAATGGTGAATTAAAGGCATAAGTCATAAATATGTACTCCAAGTCTTTTCTTAATATGTGTTtgatagaaattattttttataaaaaataacatatcaatGAAAAAGTTTTCATACTTGCATGTTTGATTGCTTAACagtttttatgaaatttttttatgatgtaacatattgaaatatattttgacccatttttcatagaaaattacGATTAGGTATGAGGtgagaattatttttcataaaatattttcataaaaaattacaattaggtGGGAggtaagaattattttctatgaaattgaaaaacattttccttttctatcttttcctaatcaaacacatttacatacttttttcatgaaaaatggtaAATTTCCATCCAAATTCTAACTCAATTAGGTGGGAGgtgagaattattttttatgaaattgaaaaatattttccttttttatctttttctaatcaaacacacttgcatacttttttcatgaaaaatggtcAATTTTCATCCAAATTCTAGCTCAATTAGATGGGAGGTGAgaattattttccatgaaattgaAAACCATTTTCCCTTTCTATCTTTTTCTAATCAAACACACTTGCATacttttttccatgaaaaatggccaattttcatccaaattctagcttttgtagtgtttgattagcCAATTTTTTCAAGCAAATTGATTTCTCACTTTGGGTCACTTGATCTCATTTTTCACTTTTGCTTGAAAAGATTTTCCCATGGGAGAGGTTGGAATATATTTTCTAGGGAAATGAAAAATCAACCCAAGAAGAGATGTAGCGATTTGGCAGAGGAGAAAAATAGTGGTCGACGAttgcaagaaagaaaagaagtgcGACCGGCGGTCTAAGCGAGGGAGAGACAGCAACCGAGGGGTGAATGGTGATAGTGACAGGGGAATCTTGATGTTgcacatttttatatattagttttgatgatgaaaaataatacttcGTTTTATCCCCAactcatgagtcaagtttatggttttcaacaaaaatcaatttcaagtgctttgttaagtatgaaaaccaaaataatttatgattttctatattagttaaagatttgcaaagtcaaatattcaatcttaaaagaatctcctaaaatgattttcaaattagttttgaagtcGTTAGTCAACATGAagttaaaattgttctaaggcaaaagaccaactagaatataaatgtgtttgatgaaaaactaatcttaaatatgaaaaatcatttatgttaatctcatatttcaaaataagcttttcatattttgaaacatgcatgaaaggttttggctcaAAATTCAAATGTCTAAAAAATCATTTAGTTCATgtattatgtttcgaaactccttttgataagatttcaataatttttctaagtctttAAGGTTAgtgaattataaggaaacatatatgaaaatgttttcattttgaaaaattatcagACAGTACtttgatagctaatatccattggtgataaaattatttttaatgaaatttttaagaaatagaagGTATATATTTTGGGAGTGGTTAAATTAttaaatcctgaatttgtactaaaatcaaaattctactttcttattgttataaattttgatttttttattgaatccaaatgggggttctttcttatttacatttatgtattaaagtaaatggaaagtaaaatataaataaaaagacttTATTGTGTGCTTCCAAGTGCTTACTCTATTGTGTGCTTCATTGGTGAttttatttctctccaaaaaGACTTTGTgcttatttttgtaaatttatcttcAAGCCTTGTTGTattattgagagaatttgtaactaagagtgataACTCTTATATCATCTCTTATCTTGTACTACTTTGTAAAATTCCTACCTTGTTATGCTAGGGGACTTGCTTATTGAAGCAAAGGGTTGAAATACCTAGTTTTGTGTTAGAAGGCCTGTTTGGTTAAGTAAGAGGGTGTAAATTtctaacttgttgctagagggcctatccggagAGATAGGAGATTTGTAGTAGATTGGTTGAAAattccttagtgaggagctaaggtagtggattagacttagtttaaaccaaaccactatatattgttGTGTCCCTTCTTTTGCTTGTACTTTTTATTccatttattgttccaagcatttcattaatcctcatttgcactaaaatctcatttttcatcaaaaagattttcaaaattcaatcaaatttttaaataatccaattcaccccctcctAGCTAGGTATTGttgccattgctatacaaatCTAACAAAGTTTAGCAGTAATGACCAATGATGGCGGCGATGGCAACGACAATGATGGACTGAGGGAGAGAAAGGTAACGGCCCGTCTCCCGGAGCCCCtactagcatagaggatccatgagagggtcattattaaaatgatatcgaacaatgacgcacctacaacacacacataatccttttagaaatcataatttttctttattataacatttCATCATGATCCTTACAAACCATTCATCATTttggcccacctgggcttacataacatacgatAAATTTCGAAAACATAAATATTAACCTTATCAaagacacgatgacacccaggatctagttttgggagagctctgcacttgctaccatgacttgACGGCCTAAACCCAAACCCCGATAaatgtacctggaatgatgtaaaacaacatgagtcgcgagactcagcaagctcatgaaagaaaggctgagggcTTAGGATATGACTCTttccatgacaccccatgcgattcatgccaatgcaatcatgccatgtcatgatccatacgtatcttacttctacatgcataacataaagttaactgcacataaggaaccaggggcccacataagtcacacattggcattcgggtcccacatacaaacctgttgtagcctaacataggctaccatttcatgATCCATAAAGACCCGTCTTCCTGACATGGTCgacttttcctgatacttgaTACATCCtgacatgagtcggtactcccgacgcCTGGCaaggtactcccgtccagaataacaataataataaaatcatgcaatgcaacacataggaGATGTAATGGccgttgtagcataaacgtgatgacaaggcccccacaAACCAAGCATCAgcctcacataggaatacacatatgcaacatgctctaaatgcatatgctcgcctaggatacccaaattggcccttagaccaaccgggtcatgcaaatgctcatacgtcccatcacacacaaagcatgtccccacgtgaatgcaacccggCCCCTTGAAGCACACACATCAtaaaatgcacaaaccaaggcgggaatctagAGTACCAGTTCTTCTGGCcttctagcgcttatcgtaacaaccaatgactggcgcccatacatccagccatcaactgccacgatcCACGGTCAACAGACAGTGGCTTTGTActcatacccttagacacacttactgacatcATTAACTTATTAGCTTATAAACTTATCATTTCTCTCCAAAACTCTTCACGTACGTAACCATATGACATCgtgataccattctcattcttcCTCATTTATAGAAAACTATCTTCACATATATAATAGACTCTTTTAACACATTCTCCTAATTCTGATCATAATCAATTTCTCTAAGAATCTAACCCCAAGGGGTTCGCCATCATTCCCAATGAAaacggagcgatacgaagcttcGTGACGGTCGAAATAAAAGACGCGatgacatccttacttagcttatcccattaaccataaactcattaataaagtaaaagtcataaaatgattactacgcggattattattatttatgcgtagaaccgagttACGGTGAGGGAGGATTTAGAGTATAAGAAACCTCGAAAACTTTTacaagaaataaataacgcgaggagagggttaggagcttgccttagCTTTTTCCAGATTTTCAGCCTTAAATGCTCACGTactgtaaaataatattaatactaaaataaatcaaaatacaatttaaaAGTATGATTTAATccataaaaaatgtttaatacacGCTAACTAACTTATCTTGCTCTCTCAATCTTCAATTGCACagcataaaattaatttttaaatattttcttctaattttctcCTCCTTCGCCGCTGCCTCGCGCCATTTTTCCTTCTCCCAAATGCTTCCtgtttttaatcttcaattaagcttcaattgaagctttaATAGCAGCAGAAATCAGCCCAAAAATATGGCTAATTTAGCATTAAATTTCGTGCAAAAATAGAAGGCAAAGGAGCAGCCGCGCGGTCGCAccagcgcgcgccacgtggccgcggctggctgcccaccgccttgctgaaacgacgccgttttggcgTCCTTGGGCTGGTAAAATTCCAGCAAAATCTCCACCGCGCGCGCACGACCAGCCTCGAATCCGCGACCTCGCCTTCCTCACTCGCGCGCGCAACCGCCTGACCCAGCCGCATCTTCATACCATGTGtgctctaaattaattttaaagtgattCTCAGTCCATTCCAGAAATTTATACTTAAACCCACAATTTCCCTTAATTACTCATTCGCCCTaacttctattttcttcttatttcacttacaccctaaGACTTctcccaattaaataatttttttcccaaaataacataaataaatatttttcttaaatctctaaatacccaaataaattaatattttccttattttcctcaaacccacataaataaatatctcaTATTAAATTctcaattattcaataatatcctcaaataccgccttaaataattattaattattttcaaattttaggaTATTACAAAGGGCGAGCGAGAAAGAGGGTGAGCGACGGCGATAAAGGCAGCGGCAACAATGGCATCCTCAAgctatatgtatatttgtgtatatatatttgattttttaaaatttttgtgtagtatatttgatttatttttagacaatttCTTAGAATTCAATTAAGTCAGTCAAACactttcaattgatattttatctgaaatttaattctagataattcaattatctggaattcattttctttcccccCAAATTCCATCATTGCAACCAAACTCACCCTTATAATTGTTAACGTTCAAAAttagccgaccgtgattcgtaggCCCGTAATAAGAAAATTAGCCCATATGCAAAGAGGATGAACGGAATAAAACGTACGCATGAGgtttttatgtggttcggccagaacgataccTACTCTACGACTGTTCTCTGGCATTTcggcagagtaacagtatattattATGGGTATGCCCCCTTACAATGGTGTTTtttacccctatttatagtgagtgGTGTTTACAGTTGCATAAAATACAAAGTGGAAGAATGACATCATGGAGATAAGATGtctttatcaattccataaaattgggAGCGGGGCTCCGTATTACTAGGGATCTGGTTTGCATCAGATAAAGTAGATAGGTCCCTGCCTCCTGTTATTCAACAGCaatgttgttatgcgagctgaatagTTTGACTGGCGAGCTGAACAGTTAAGCTAGTGAATTGAAAGCATCGCTAGGAGTTTGTTGGGTAAATCACTGAGAGCTCGCTGAAAGCTTTGTTAGGAGCTCACTTGGTTCCGCAATTTGAGCTCGAGTTTCAACGGCGTGCAACCTTGTTCTGATAAGCTCGGGCCTATTGGGCCGGCTTGCTGAGTCAAGCCCAGCCCATAAGAAGTAGTACGAGAAATACTTATAACAATAGTTATTTGGCCTTCCTAACTTGAAAGGTAACTTATCATACTTCTAAGCTTTCAATTTTATTGTAGTTGCACATATTATTTCTCAAATGAGTGCACGTAAGATATACGTGCATTGTCAATAAGTTGCTGACGAGGGAGGGGGAGAAAACAAAGGTCATCTGCGAGGGAAGGAGAGGAAACCGACATCGACAATAAGGAAGAAGGAAGGCCATTCGACAAAGCTTTCTTGCACCAACGACCAACAAAGGTTCTTCTTTGCTTGGTGGGTCGGTTGGCCAAGGAAGCTTCGTCGATCGATCCTCCCTCCCTTCGCCACAAACGGTGGTTTCCTCCTCTCTCGTTGGCAACCCACCAACAACGCACGTGTATTTCACAAGCACTCATTTGGTAAATGAGGTGTATAATTGTAGCAAAATTGAA is a window encoding:
- the LOC127789146 gene encoding heavy metal-associated isoprenylated plant protein 3-like, giving the protein MGEQEAPKNEGEVKKADGGAGKKDEGPAPVVLKVDLHCEGCAKKVKRAVRHFDGVEEVQVDMASNKLTVTGKVDAEKVRQRVEERIHKKAEIISQPKKDAAGGDKKPDEKSEKKPDEKLEKKPEDNKPKAPPVSTVVMKIRLHCDGCMNKIKRITKKFNGVQSVTMDGQKDLVTVTGTMDVNQFIPYLKEKLKRSVDVVPPKKPEGDGGEKKEKGGGGGGDKKEKEGEGGGKKQEGGGGGGGEPKPAKTADSGDGKKSEESKVEVKKLEYQGQASTSFYTPPMMNPGYINQGYGAPMYNQSYFHPMMYHQQGYADPSYSQVQGHPNPGYMLENSYPGAYQPYPPPSYIHAPQMFSDENPNACSVM